AACGGAAACGGTCCGTACAGCGTCCTAGTCTACGCGCATGGCAGCAAGTCGCCGTCAAGAACGATCACTGACGGCGTGACCGCTCCGGTAGGCATTGCCGTCGATGCACATGGTACTCTCTACGTAGCCAATGAAGCCACAGATAATGTCGAGGAGTATCGTTCAGGTCAGAGTCAGCCGTATCAAACGATTACGGGCGACATGGACCTACCTGCAGGGATAACGGTGAATAAACAAGGTTGGCTTTACGTAGTCGACGCGGGAAGCATGGTGGTCGTCGAGTTTGCACCGGGTTCGACTATGCCGTCACGCCGTCAAATCAGCAACGCTCTCTATGACCCGTTCGGGACGGCCTATTCACCTCCGCTGCTACCGTAAGCCCCGCCGTTCTGCCCCATTGCACGGCTTCGCGATCGCGGGGCCTTTTCGCAATCAGGCTCTTCGCGACTTCCGACGGCTCGCCGGGTGGAGAGCTGACTAGGCTAAAGGGGTTGCTTTACGGCACGACCGGTCGTGGAAGGCGTCTGTAACGGCGGGACGGTCTACAGCATCGCCCTAAGCGGCATCGTAAAGGTGCTGCATATATTCTGCTAAGGGTCAGCGCCCACGCCTGCATCCCCCGATGAAACCCTCGGAAGCAAGCGGCACCGGAACTGCGGCGGCTCTTGTGTAGTATCCCGCGGCATAATCCAGGGGATAGTACACAAGGGGCCACAACGTCCGCTCTGGATCGCTTGCCTTGCCGTTCGAGGGCGGACGATAGGCACCTAACTCCAAGATTTGGAAGGCATGCCCATGCCGATCTCACGCTCCCGGAGCGGGTTGTTTGTTTACACAACTCAATCCGGAACTTCCAATCCTAAGTTCAAGTGCAGTTATAGCCTTGACGAACGGATCGATTCGGAAGTTGCGCAACTCTGCTGGACTCTGCTACGAAGTATACAGCCCTACTTGGGTGACCAGGTAAACATAAGTGTAAGGAATCATCTAGGTGTCGTCCGCGAGGCGTTTCCCGATCCTGTACAATCCTGGGTCGTGTACTATGCTGCGTTGATCCTTGGGGCTTCGGACGCCGCGCTAACGCTGGCCGTTCATAACCTTGGCCGGGAGGAAAGGATTCTCGCGCGGCAGATATTTGAATACACATTTAAAGCGCAATACTTTGCCACCCATCCGAGGCAGGCAAAAACGGAGCTTGAAACCGAGCCGTTTCGCGAATTATGGCTACTGGAAGACCTCGGCTACGATCGGAGAATGGCGCGATACCGTAGGCTTAAGACGGAGTGCTTGCAACTTGCTCGGAAACGTCCAGCACTCTACGCGCACGCTAAGAAAACGCGCCGCCGCGAACCCCCGAGCGTCCCAGATTCGATGGGGCGCAAGAGCCGAAAGCGAGGCGCAACCTACGGCCTCCACTACAGGCTACGGAGTCAGACGATGCATGGAGGGGTCCTCGGAATGCGTGAAGTCTTCACGGCGCAGGGCATCCAGTTCGATAGTCGAGAGACGGACCCTAACTTTACCCTGGCGGATATCTGCCGATACTTGATAGCCTTCCTAAAGATAATGAACGGCGTGTTTTCGTTAGGCAAGGCTGGAGAGATCGACGCATTCCTTAATAATGTCACGCGCATTGAAAACAGGTTATTCTCACACCTAAAGAAGTAACGGGTGACCGTCCGAGCGCGGTGAACTATTGTCGGCCATGAGTGAGCAAAGCAACGCCATAACGGCTCGTGTTAGTTTAGGGCAGGATACGCGTCAACTGCTACCGGAGATTATCAAATCTCTGGAAGCGAACATGAAAGCCGAAACTAGCGAACAGCTTAAGTTCGTGTTGCTCTGGCAGCTAACTCTGGCAACTACGGCCTGGGATGTATCAGAGGCCGCGATTATGATTGGCTCCCAGGGGTCGGTTCGAGCCGCGAGACTACTCAATCGCTGCCTGTCCGAATACGCGTACCGAACCCATCAGTACAGCAGTTCACCAAGACGTGCGGAGAAGGATGGCTTACAAGCCGGTGCGATGGCTCGTAAGCTCATGGAACCAGCGGCGCTGAACCTCAAGCGCACCATGTCAGACGCGGAGTACGCCGCATTCAAAGCCTACCTGGATGCTGCACCTCCTGCACTAAGCTTCACGAAGCTTCGCAAGATGATGAACGCCACGCTGACCCGCATGGGCGTCAAAGATACTTCGCGCGAAGAGTTTCTCGCTTGGTTAGAAGTTGAATACACGCTTGGCAGCGGGATGGTTCACGGCAGCCAGGTTGCGCTATTGGACGCCTTTCGCAAAGCTGAGAACGACAGCTTCGAACGGGGTGAGCGGTCGCTGCATTTTCAACGTCAGGATGAGCTTATCCGAACTGCTGCAAGCTTAATTCTGCTCATCGCAGCTATCGAGTTATATCATGGCGAGGATTTCGGCGGGCGCGCCCTCGTTCAACGGATGGAGCACGAGTTCTTCGGCGAGCATCGGCTCGTCACAGTGTGGCAGCATGACGCACTCTTACCGCTCCTCGGCGTGCGGCGGTCTTGAAATGACCTAGAGTCAAGCTCGCTTAGGCTCGACGCGGCCTATTCTTCCGTTGGAGTTTAGGACAACGGGAACTACCGCAGTTTCCTGAGTCCCAAAGTATTCTTGGGCGTTGCCAGCAAAACCTAAGATCGATAATAGCATCCGATTCGCAAGGGTTCTAAGCAATCCGCTTTGGCGGAAGATCAACTGCCATTGAGCATTGTCATCGTAGTCGAAAGCGATAAAACCGGGGTGACTCATTGCGTGACGGTGTTGAAGTGCATCACGTTCTGCCTTATTGATAGTGATGCCCGTGGCTTTCCAAAGCTGGCGCTGCTTTTCACTTGACGAATCGGTTACTGCTAGCCCCAAGATGTCCCCCACGCGTTTACGAAAACCTGACTCTTCCCGAGGAAGTAGCCCTTTGAGAAAGTCGTCAATGGCCTTTCGTACTATGGGAAGGCGCTTTTTTGAGATGAAGCGCTGGTGTGACGCTTCGAGTAACCGCGATTCAGCGATTGCGTCGATTGCGGAGCACATATCGCGAATCTCTGCCTCCGTTCCGTTATGGGAAGAAAGCAGGTATTGCATCGCTACATCGATGCGAACAGCATCAGCAAGGAGGCTCTTGCACCGGTCGAGTAGACGCTCAAGCTGGTCGCCGAAAACGCGCATAGCTCCAGCATGTATGGTACCTATTGCTGGTGTCGGTGGCCGGTTAGTAAAAGTGTTTATCGTGTCCGCTCGTAGCCACGTTAGGCCGCCGTCTCCGTTTGCTCTGTATTGAAAGGCCGGTTCAAGCCACGTCCCAACAGCCAAAGAAAGGACGATCCGCAACGCGGCAAGCCATTCCACCTCAGGACATGAGCCGACCCGAGCGACAGCAAAGGCGGTCGCTTCTTGTTTGGGAAACTCGGGAACGTCAATCAGCTGTCTTATCAGGGCGGGAGCACCACCAATGTTGCATCGCAGCCCGCGCTCCATGAACCAACGGCGAACTACTCCTGGGGGAACGGGAATCCTATCCGGAAATATAACGGCCGTCGGGCCGCCTACGAGTACCCATACCGTTGTGGCCGGTTCCTCCTCGGAAATGTGGCGCTTCCAGGTACGAAAATCGACCCTAGCATCTTGGTTGCTGAAGCCTCGCAGAAAGCCCCCAGCAAGTTCAATAGCCGGATCGGACGCTGTGGCTCCAATTACGGGAGCAATGTCGCCGTAGTTCCCCATATCGGTCCGCCGAAAGCTACCGTCGTCTCGGCAAGTAAGTAACGTCTCAAAAGGGTTATTCTCTTGAGAGATCACCAAACTTTCAAACGTCCGGTCGCCCTCGCTCACTTCAATCGCGCTCAGCTTCGGCAACACCGGATATGGCGGCTGTTCGGTAGCCCTGATCAGGACCTCGAAGGTCGGGTCAATCAAAGCTCCTTCGGCTGCTGTCATCGATACGGCGGGTAATCGGTTCGCGGTTCGATTTGACTACTTTTTAGCTGCACGTCGCCCCGTAATACCAAGCCGGTTGTTCTTTGCGAGCGCCGCGCCACGGGCCTTAGCCGCAGTACCGCCATGCCCAGGGTTCAATCCCGCTTCGCGCATTTGGTTGAGCTTGGCCCGCGCTTTTTCTATCGGCCTGGCGACCTCGACGCTGTAGCGCAAGTAGCAATCTCGCCCGCAGAACTTTAAACCTTTGCGCGGTAACGGCTCCTTACAGTACCCGCACTTTGCCCGCTTCCACATCCTTCGTCTCTCCGCTATTGGCTTCGGTGCCTCACGCAGTAATCGACGTGGGATCGTGGTTCGGCGCAGCTGCTTTGCATAATCATTCGCTATTCTGAGGGCGGCCTCGGCGAACCGGGGCGCCAGGGCAGACGCGAGAGTTTCGGTCAGGTCAGGATCGAGCCGGACAACGCCGTCGCGCAGTTCGTGAAACATAGCAGGAACCAGTTTCTGCTTGTGAAGCAGTTCCAGCGCCCAGACATCGGCCTTGGTCCGCAGAGGCTCCAGCAGATCGTAGATGAACGATTCTCGCAGCCTATCATCAACGTGGAGTAATCCGAGGTCTGGGTCGAGCCCAACCGCTTCGCAAGCGATTCGCGTCTCCACTTCGAGCAAGGTGTAGCAGTAGTTGAGCACAGCATTGAACGGATCGGTAGCATCCCGAACCCGCTCCCGCAGTCCGTTCGTACGAGGCGAGATCGCGGCCCAATGTCTCGGGATTCGCTTCAGCGCCCATTCCCGCCACGGCAGAGGCGTAGCGACGAGAAGCTCCCAGTAAACCTGAGCCGCTCTCCCCTCAAGCGTCAGGAAATCAACTAGCGTCTTGGCCGCCGACAGGGACGCGATGCAAGACTGGATTTGTTCGACGGCTCTCGTTCGCGCGCTCGCGTTTCCGATATTCAGGCGCGCGAAGTCTCGCTCGATGGCCTCGACCTGCGAATCCATCTTCTTCGTGAGAAGGTAGCGCGCGAGGAGCAATGCGTCATCGGTCACTGCGCTGATCGCCTGCGCCCGCTTGACAGGTCCGTCGTGCGGGGCGTCCGGCACCAGGCAGTTGAGCAACGTGCTATCCGAGGCCACGAACGAAACTGCGATCCCCATGCGGGCACACCAGTCGATAGCCCCCATGGACATTGTTCCTCCTTTAGCCCGCACGATGATGCGCTCGATCTCGCATCGGCCTCGCGGGAATCGGATTTCTCGGACCTCGCCCTCGCTCGGAAACCCGTCCCGAACCACGAGATGGCCTCGTTCGACGTAAAGACTGGCATCGTAACCGTCAACGGTAAGAACGCTAGATAGATTCATGTGACACCTTCCCAAATGAAATCGTTCTACCAACTTGGTCGGCCCACTGCTTTACCAACTGGACATCAGCGATGATCCGTTCCATATTTCCAGCGCGCACTTGTTGCGCCAGTTTCTTCGAATACTCATTATCGCGACAAGTGGCTGTCATGGCACACAGCAGCGGGGCGAGAAATCGATCAACGACCTGTTTGTCCTTGGGGCCGAGCCAATCAGTATCGGACGCATTCATCCTAGGAAATGCCGAGACTACGGCGGGAAGGGATCGTGCTACAAGTTCGACCGCCCAGTAGACACTCGTCGGATTTCCCGTGGCAATCTCTCTTACCGCCATCAACATCGCATTTTCGCCGTCCAGTCGTAGCAGTTGTGAGAACTCCGAAGTCTCGGAGAGCAGCGTTTGGAGCACCTGTTCGGCTGGTGGATTTGGGTTATTCCCGATTACGACAGCCAATTGCCGCACGTCGCGTGCTATGGCGCCGAATGGTGGTGACGGCCTCACGGACGTATGCAACACGAGGGCGATCAAAGCTGCCGCGACCTCTCTTGCTAAGGAAGACCGCCCCAAGCTGGGGATTACCTTGAGCACGATCTTCCGAGCCAGGTAGCCCCCGAGTTTCTTCGCTGTGCCTAGGATTCCAAGGTGAAACCCTTCGTTTCGCCTGCCGAGACCGTTAATTGTGCGAAGCCAGAAGCCCTGAAACAATCGCACTGTTAAATCGAGGTGCTCACAAACGAGCTCTGGACTTATGTCGCGCGCTCCCTCGTAGCAGAGCCAGAACGCGATCTCGCTACTACGGACCCGTTTAGATTCGAGGCGAGCAAGTATGCGGGCTATCGAGATGAGCCGATCTCGCTGTATCGCGGTGTATCCGTAGGCGGGCGATCTTCCCGGGCGTGACTCGCAGAGTAGCCCGGCTGAGTGCCAGCGATCTACCTGGTCGTCGCCCGGCACCGAATAGCCCGCACGAGCGATCTGCTGCAAGACCTCGCGTCGTGGAATGACTTGTTCTTCCATCCTTTAGTGTTCGCGCAAGGCGTCCATTTTTCCGCGATTTACTGAGGACAATGCCTCGCAACCTTGGAGCCATGCTGTAGGCCTCCCACTCCCCGCCCTAAGGAGGTTCTCACACCATGCCAAGGCGCAAAAGACCCAAGAAAGTTAGCAAAATCCACCTCAAGGCGATGACGAAGCGTCAGAATGACGCGTATCGTCGCAGCCTGGATACGGTCGCGTTGAAGCGCCGCAATCCGCATCTGTCGCTCACGAAAGCGGCTACATCGAGCGGAACTACTTTGACGACTATTCGTAAATACGTCGGAAGTGCCTTAGACGTGCGCTCTGGCCGGTTTGACGTTAAGCCGACGGACCGGCTGCCGCGACCCATGCGTATGCTAACGCCAGCAGGCGAGATTTCGGTCCTAACGACCAGCTCGCGAACTGCTTCGCAGATCGGTCATTATAACAACGCCGTGCGAGCTTTCCTTATAACCGGCGATGAAAGCTCCCTCCAACTGTTCGAGGGCCTGTCGATTCGTAGCGACGGCAAGACGTACGCCTTCGTTACTGACCGAACAACACTCAATCGGCTCGCTCGCGCCGGAGCCGTGCATTTCCTTGATATCTACGCGTCGGAGCCAGAATCATGAGCGATTACCCGCACCAGAATCGGCGTGATACGCGTATAATTAAAAAGCTAGTTAAGCTGGGCACGGACAACCCGGTTTGTAACTATTGCGGCGCAAGAGACTGCCGATTTCTGATCGTCCTGGGAACAACTGGCGAAGAAGCGATCATTTCTTGTCTCAACTGCCGTGCCAAACAAAGGCAGGTCTCCGCGAAAGCGCTCGAACGCAAACGCAAACGGTTCGTCGAGGCTGGCTATCCATACCCTGCTTGCGTGGTATGCAACGAGTCCGACTTACGGGCGCTCGAACGCGATCATCTCAGTGGCGGTGCAAACAGTTTATTGATTGAGCCGTTGTGCCTCAATCATCATGCAATAAAATCGGACGAGGCTGAGGATCACTTTCCTGAGTTACGGTTGCGCGACCTAAATCGATCAGCGTTGCTCAAACAGGCCGCCTTTGAAATCGGCTTGGCACTAGTGCTCTTGCTTATCGCGTCAGTCCGCGAAGAGGCTGACTCGATGGGCATTTTCTTCGGAATCGTAGCCTTATCCCTATTTGGCTGGGCCGCGTGGAACGTCAAGGCGGATCGATATTTCGCGGACACGGTGGGAATCGAATACGACCGACACATCTACGCTGAGGTGCCATCATGATCGCCGTGGAGACAGCAATCCGCGCTTGGGTCGAACCGAAAACTCACCAACGTAAAACGAAGTCCCGTCGTATTACCTTCAGACCTCAGCCGTACGGCGAGCGGGTGCTGGTCTTCGACACGGAGACGACTACAGATCATGCACAGCGGCTGCTGTTCGGCTTCTTCAGGCTCTACCAGGATGACTGGCTTATTCGGGAAGGTCTGATCGTCGCCGATGTGCTCGCCCATGACGACATGGAAGCGATGAACGTGTATGGAGCCAAGAGCGACGTTCACATCTATAGCCGAGAAGTTTTCGTGGAAGAGGTATTCTACCCAGAGGTCTACGTGCGAGGCACCCTTTGCGTGGGTTTCAACTTACCTTTTGATCTCGCGAGGATCGCGGTTCACGCAGGATGCGGGCGGGGAAAGAATCGCCGGCGCTTTCGCCTCGTTCTTTCCCGTCGTCTACGATGGCCGGACCTTCGGATCGAGAGCGCGTCGGGGCGCGCGGCATTCATCGAGTTCGTCCCAAAGAGGAAACTCGATCCTTGGGAACTCCCGTTTTTCAAGGGCCGCTTTCTTGATCTTAGCACGCTTACGCGAGCTTTTACCGGATTTCATCATAGTCTCAAGAGCGCGTGTAAAGCGTTTCATACGCATTCGCGCAAGATGGATATCGACGAACTGGGACAAGTAAATCGACGGACCTTACTCTATGGGCGCCAGGATGTTCGTGTTACATGGGCGTTATATCGAAAGCTGCGCAACGAATACGGGCAGCATCCCTTCGCAACGTTTGAGAACGAAAGAGGCAAGCTTAAGCATGTGGCCTACATGGGAGAACTCTATTCCAGCGCCAGCATCGCGAAACAATATCTTCGGCTCCTTGGTTTCCGGCCGCTACTGGAAGCCCAACCGGACTTCGATCCGGAGCATCTGGGGCATGGCAGCGCTTCTTACTTCGGCGGTCGAGCAGAAGTACGCGTGCGAAGGTCGGAGGTACCAGTAACGATACTTGACTTCACGTCAATGTACGCATCTATTTTTATCCTGCAAGACCTGGAGAGCCTGATATCGGGAAGGATTGCTGCCGTCGAAGTCCCTGCGTCGGAGATTGAGCAACTCCTTAACGAAATGACCGCCGCACATCTGTTCGATAAGGCGGTGTGGCGGCTTTTCAACTGTCTCGTTCTGGTCGAGCCAGGTTCCGCAATTCTCCCGGTACGAATGCGCTTGGCTAGGAATGAACCCTACACCATAGCGGTGACACCGTTTCAAGCTCCAGAAGGTCGCTGGTGTACGCTGGCGGACGTGATTGGCTCAAAGTTGCTCGGCGGGAGACTTCCAAAGATTCTTAGGGCTTTCCGATTCATCATGCAGGACAAGGCTCGAAAGCCCAAAGCGGTCTTGTTTCGAGGACAAGTGTCGCTTGGGGAATGCGGGCCCA
This genomic stretch from Candidatus Cybelea sp. harbors:
- the cas1 gene encoding CRISPR-associated endonuclease Cas1 encodes the protein MNLSSVLTVDGYDASLYVERGHLVVRDGFPSEGEVREIRFPRGRCEIERIIVRAKGGTMSMGAIDWCARMGIAVSFVASDSTLLNCLVPDAPHDGPVKRAQAISAVTDDALLLARYLLTKKMDSQVEAIERDFARLNIGNASARTRAVEQIQSCIASLSAAKTLVDFLTLEGRAAQVYWELLVATPLPWREWALKRIPRHWAAISPRTNGLRERVRDATDPFNAVLNYCYTLLEVETRIACEAVGLDPDLGLLHVDDRLRESFIYDLLEPLRTKADVWALELLHKQKLVPAMFHELRDGVVRLDPDLTETLASALAPRFAEAALRIANDYAKQLRRTTIPRRLLREAPKPIAERRRMWKRAKCGYCKEPLPRKGLKFCGRDCYLRYSVEVARPIEKARAKLNQMREAGLNPGHGGTAAKARGAALAKNNRLGITGRRAAKK